A stretch of the Streptosporangium sp. NBC_01755 genome encodes the following:
- a CDS encoding cation:dicarboxylate symporter family transporter translates to MSAARDKTHYLYLAVIAAVVAGVTIGLVAPDLGKELKPLGTAFVALIKMMISPIIFCTIVLGVGSVTKAAKVGEVGGLALGYFLAMSTVALGIGLLVGNLIDPGQSLALTDELRKAAEAEAAKGGESDTVTFLLGIIPTTLVSAFTEGEVLQTLLVALFAGFALQAMGERGRPVLNGIAHIQRLVFRVLAMIMWAAPVGAFGAMAAVVGATGVDALKSLGVIMLAFYVTCLLFVFAVLGPILWLVARIGLLSLLRYLGREFLLILSTSSSESALPRLIAKMEHLGVSRPVVGITVPTGYSFNLDGTAIYLTMATLFVASATGAPLAFGEQISLLVFMMIASKGAAGVTGAGLATLAGGLQSHRPDLVDGVGLVVGIDRFMSEARALTNFVGNAVATVLVGTWTGEFDRERAAEVLAGSAPFDETTLLDDDDDGGATPPPATRSDDPVMSPA, encoded by the coding sequence ATGAGCGCGGCTCGAGACAAAACGCACTACCTGTACCTGGCCGTGATCGCCGCCGTGGTCGCAGGAGTCACGATCGGGCTCGTCGCCCCCGATCTCGGCAAGGAGCTGAAACCACTCGGCACCGCCTTCGTCGCCCTGATCAAGATGATGATCAGCCCGATCATCTTCTGCACCATCGTGCTCGGCGTCGGATCCGTCACCAAGGCCGCCAAGGTCGGCGAGGTCGGCGGTCTCGCACTCGGCTACTTCCTCGCCATGTCGACGGTCGCCCTGGGCATCGGCCTGCTCGTGGGCAATCTGATCGACCCCGGACAGAGCCTCGCGCTCACCGACGAGCTCCGCAAGGCAGCCGAGGCCGAGGCGGCCAAGGGCGGCGAGAGCGACACGGTGACGTTCCTGCTCGGGATCATCCCCACCACGCTGGTGTCGGCGTTCACCGAGGGCGAGGTGCTGCAGACCCTGCTCGTCGCGCTGTTCGCCGGGTTCGCCCTGCAGGCGATGGGCGAGCGCGGCAGGCCCGTGCTGAACGGCATCGCGCACATCCAGCGGCTCGTCTTCCGGGTCCTCGCCATGATCATGTGGGCCGCCCCGGTCGGCGCCTTCGGTGCGATGGCCGCGGTCGTCGGCGCCACCGGCGTGGACGCGCTCAAGAGCCTCGGCGTCATCATGCTCGCCTTCTACGTGACCTGCCTGCTCTTCGTTTTCGCCGTCCTCGGTCCGATCCTCTGGCTGGTGGCGCGGATCGGCCTGCTCTCGCTCCTGCGCTACCTGGGCAGGGAGTTCCTGCTGATCCTGTCGACCTCGTCGTCGGAGTCGGCACTGCCGCGCCTGATCGCCAAGATGGAGCACCTCGGCGTGAGCAGGCCCGTCGTCGGGATCACCGTGCCGACCGGCTACTCCTTCAACCTGGACGGCACCGCCATCTACCTCACCATGGCCACGCTGTTCGTCGCGAGCGCCACCGGCGCGCCACTCGCCTTCGGCGAGCAGATCTCCCTGCTGGTCTTCATGATGATCGCGTCGAAGGGCGCCGCCGGGGTCACCGGCGCCGGCCTGGCCACCCTCGCCGGAGGCCTGCAGTCGCACCGCCCCGACCTGGTCGACGGCGTCGGTCTCGTCGTCGGCATCGACCGCTTCATGTCCGAGGCGCGGGCGCTGACCAACTTCGTGGGCAACGCGGTCGCCACGGTCCTGGTCGGCACCTGGACCGGCGAGTTCGACAGGGAGCGCGCGGCCGAGGTCCTGGCGGGGAGTGCCCCGTTCGACGAGACGACCCTCCTGGACGACGACGATGACGGCGGTGCCACCCCGCCGCCCGCCACACGCTCTGACGACCCGGTGATGTCACCGGCCTAG